Proteins from a single region of Catenulispora acidiphila DSM 44928:
- a CDS encoding SDR family NAD(P)-dependent oxidoreductase, whose product MTGLALVTGASSGIGQAFARRLGGLGYDLVVVGRRRDRLEALVEELLPQVTVRPLVADLATDEGVAAVADICATEALTLLVNNAGVAHYMPFVDLPAAKAAELLHVKVVAPVMLSRAAVPGMLARGVGTIVNVAGMIAFSGPATLEQVQVRRAVYAGTLANIVAFSQVLHEEVKEQGLRVQVLCPGVVATEFHERQGLDLSAVPRMSADDVVTASLRGLELDEVVCAPGVERDDLLQAVFAADLAAFGAQSPELATRYI is encoded by the coding sequence ATGACCGGGTTGGCGCTGGTCACCGGCGCTTCCTCGGGAATCGGCCAGGCTTTCGCGCGGCGTCTCGGCGGCCTCGGGTACGACCTGGTCGTCGTCGGACGCCGGCGCGACCGCCTCGAAGCGCTCGTCGAGGAGCTGCTGCCGCAGGTCACCGTGCGTCCGCTGGTCGCCGACCTGGCCACCGACGAGGGCGTCGCGGCGGTCGCCGACATCTGCGCGACCGAAGCCCTGACGCTGCTGGTCAACAACGCCGGTGTCGCGCACTACATGCCGTTCGTCGACCTCCCCGCCGCGAAGGCCGCCGAACTGCTGCACGTGAAGGTCGTCGCGCCGGTCATGCTGTCCCGCGCCGCGGTCCCCGGCATGCTGGCGCGCGGCGTGGGCACGATCGTCAACGTCGCGGGCATGATCGCCTTCAGCGGTCCGGCGACGCTGGAACAGGTCCAGGTGCGCCGCGCGGTGTACGCCGGAACGCTGGCGAACATCGTCGCCTTCTCGCAGGTGCTGCACGAGGAGGTCAAGGAGCAGGGACTGCGGGTGCAGGTGCTGTGTCCGGGCGTCGTGGCGACCGAATTCCATGAGCGGCAAGGGCTCGACCTCAGCGCCGTGCCGCGCATGTCAGCTGACGACGTGGTCACCGCGAGCCTGCGCGGACTGGAACTCGACGAGGTGGTGTGCGCTCCCGGCGTCGAGCGCGACGACCTTCTGCAGGCGGTGTTCGCCGCGGATCTCGCCGCGTTCGGTGCTCAGTCTCCGGAGCTTGCGACGCGATACATCTGA
- a CDS encoding hydroxyacid dehydrogenase, protein MYHPHRHTAEGEIILTTSHTAASVPAPATAPDRPTLLLAVTAEESALVLDAESHQRLAATAGLVSGGPLPSLGEPAFTAALAGTEILLTSWSSPRIDAELLAAAPRLRLVVHAAGTVKFLMAPEAFAAGVRVCSAAEANAVPVAEYTLAAIILGAKRAFTAAARYRRGLRSADGTHRNLDGISPIGTHRMTVGVVGASRIGRKVVRLLRDVLDADVLIYDPYGAGDLTADPRVRLTSLEELLAASEVVSLHAPLTPLTRGMLDARGLALMRDGAVLVNTARGGIVDQTALTAELVSGRIDAVLDVTATEPLPPDSVLFTLPNVFLTPHIAGALGGEVLRLGRLAVEEVERYVAGLPLRYEVLPDQLERLA, encoded by the coding sequence GTGTACCATCCCCACCGACACACTGCGGAGGGGGAGATCATCCTGACCACGTCCCACACGGCCGCGTCCGTCCCGGCTCCGGCCACGGCGCCGGACCGCCCGACCCTGCTTTTGGCGGTGACCGCCGAGGAGTCCGCGCTGGTCCTGGACGCCGAGAGCCACCAGCGGCTGGCGGCCACCGCCGGCCTCGTCAGCGGCGGCCCGCTCCCGAGCCTGGGGGAGCCGGCGTTCACCGCCGCGCTGGCCGGCACCGAGATCCTGCTGACGTCGTGGTCCTCGCCGCGGATCGACGCCGAGCTGCTGGCCGCCGCGCCGAGGCTGCGCCTGGTGGTGCACGCCGCCGGCACGGTGAAGTTCCTGATGGCCCCGGAGGCCTTCGCCGCCGGCGTGCGGGTCTGCTCGGCCGCCGAGGCCAACGCGGTACCGGTCGCCGAGTACACGCTGGCCGCGATCATCCTGGGCGCCAAGCGCGCCTTCACCGCCGCCGCGCGCTACCGGCGCGGCCTGCGCTCGGCCGACGGCACCCACCGCAACCTGGACGGCATCAGCCCGATCGGCACGCACCGGATGACCGTCGGCGTGGTCGGCGCCTCGCGGATCGGCCGCAAGGTCGTGCGGCTGCTGCGCGACGTGCTCGACGCCGACGTGCTGATCTACGACCCCTATGGCGCCGGCGACCTGACCGCCGACCCGCGCGTCCGGCTGACCTCGCTGGAGGAGCTGCTGGCCGCATCCGAAGTGGTGAGCCTGCACGCCCCGCTGACCCCGCTCACCCGCGGCATGCTCGACGCGCGCGGCTTGGCGCTGATGCGCGACGGCGCGGTTCTGGTGAACACCGCCCGGGGCGGGATCGTCGACCAGACGGCGCTGACCGCCGAACTGGTTTCCGGCCGCATCGACGCGGTCCTGGACGTCACCGCGACCGAGCCGCTGCCGCCGGACTCGGTGCTGTTCACGCTGCCGAACGTCTTCCTCACGCCGCACATCGCCGGCGCGCTGGGCGGCGAAGTCCTGCGGCTGGGACGCCTGGCCGTGGAAGAGGTGGAACGGTACGTAGCCGGTCTGCCACTACGGTATGAGGTACTTCCCGACCAGCTGGAGCGGCTGGCGTGA
- a CDS encoding LacI family DNA-binding transcriptional regulator: MPTPQGKPSRTPRAPRTPRETDGPKRATVQEVAEAAGVSTATVSRVLNGNYPVATETRRKVEQAVRTLGYVVNAHARALAGSRTRTVGIIVQDIIDPFYTFIAHGVQRQAAEDGKLCLVCSTYGVVGGELDLIDALHEQRADAVILVGGGVDDPAYRRKLADRARALGREGSWLVLCGRPALEDGVPAGVVDYDNTGGAHAITEYLLGLGHRRILYVGGPEQLSVHQARVAGFRRAHASRGLEVDERLIQPGAFSRRFGYERVAQLLRDGSAGEFTAVFGANDGVAVGAMQALREAGLRVPRDVSVVGYDDIPLAAEVTPALTTVHLPLEQMGREAVRLAVALRGESDGPTGTRHVGTHVVIRDSTAPPPAPAP; encoded by the coding sequence GTGCCGACGCCGCAGGGCAAACCGTCGCGGACACCGAGGGCGCCGAGGACGCCGCGGGAGACCGACGGGCCCAAGCGCGCCACCGTCCAGGAGGTCGCCGAGGCCGCGGGGGTGTCCACGGCCACGGTGTCCCGCGTCCTCAACGGCAACTATCCGGTCGCCACCGAGACCCGCCGCAAGGTCGAACAAGCCGTGCGCACCCTCGGCTACGTGGTGAACGCGCACGCCCGGGCTCTGGCCGGCTCGCGGACCCGGACGGTCGGCATCATCGTCCAGGACATCATCGACCCCTTCTACACCTTCATCGCGCACGGAGTGCAGCGCCAAGCCGCCGAGGACGGGAAGCTGTGCCTGGTGTGCAGCACCTACGGCGTGGTCGGCGGCGAACTGGACCTGATCGACGCCCTGCACGAACAGCGCGCCGACGCCGTGATCCTGGTCGGCGGCGGCGTGGACGACCCCGCCTACCGGCGCAAGCTCGCCGACCGCGCCCGGGCGCTGGGCCGCGAAGGCTCGTGGCTGGTGCTGTGCGGCCGTCCCGCGCTGGAGGACGGCGTCCCGGCCGGCGTCGTCGATTACGACAACACCGGCGGCGCGCACGCCATAACGGAGTACCTGCTCGGGCTCGGGCACCGGCGGATCCTGTACGTCGGCGGTCCGGAACAGCTGTCCGTGCACCAGGCGCGCGTGGCGGGCTTCCGGCGCGCGCACGCCAGCCGGGGGCTCGAGGTCGACGAGCGGCTGATCCAGCCCGGCGCCTTCAGCCGGCGGTTCGGGTACGAGCGTGTCGCGCAGCTGCTGCGCGACGGCTCCGCCGGGGAGTTCACCGCGGTCTTCGGCGCCAACGACGGTGTCGCGGTCGGCGCGATGCAGGCGCTGCGCGAGGCCGGACTGCGCGTGCCGCGGGACGTCTCAGTGGTCGGATACGACGACATCCCGCTGGCCGCCGAGGTGACCCCGGCGCTGACCACCGTGCATCTGCCGTTGGAGCAGATGGGACGCGAGGCGGTGCGGCTGGCGGTCGCGCTGCGCGGGGAGTCCGACGGCCCGACCGGTACCCGCCACGTCGGGACGCACGTGGTGATCCGGGATTCGACGGCGCCGCCGCCCGCGCCCGCTCCGTGA
- a CDS encoding PfkB family carbohydrate kinase, whose translation MSQRVVVIGSINVDEVVGVAELPAPGETVLGRERATGLGGKGANQAVAAAVAGAGAGDSGGRVALVGAVGADERGAMALEQLAEYGVDTSMVARLDGIASGRALVILSDAGENEIIVIGGANQAFDAGALSRDTLCDAAVMVVQGEVAPSVNRAALRLAAELGVRAVVNLAPVQDLGEELAHADPLVVNEIEAAQLLEAGAELTGLQDVTDAAPRLRSLARSVLVTLGASGAVLITADAIDHVCAPRPDRVRDTTGAGDALVGVLAAALAQGFEVRAAVERAVRAASLSVTEVGAAASYRAFRGRLR comes from the coding sequence GTGTCGCAACGAGTGGTCGTGATCGGCAGCATCAACGTCGACGAGGTTGTGGGCGTGGCGGAGTTGCCGGCGCCGGGGGAGACGGTGCTCGGACGCGAGCGGGCGACCGGCTTGGGCGGGAAGGGTGCGAACCAGGCTGTGGCCGCCGCTGTCGCCGGTGCTGGTGCCGGTGACAGCGGCGGCCGGGTCGCGCTCGTCGGCGCCGTCGGGGCGGACGAACGCGGCGCGATGGCGTTGGAGCAGCTGGCGGAGTACGGGGTAGACACGTCGATGGTCGCGAGGCTCGACGGGATCGCCAGCGGGCGCGCGCTGGTGATACTGAGCGATGCCGGGGAGAACGAGATCATCGTGATCGGCGGCGCGAATCAGGCTTTTGACGCCGGAGCCCTGAGCCGGGACACGCTGTGCGACGCCGCGGTGATGGTGGTGCAGGGCGAGGTGGCGCCGAGTGTGAACCGTGCGGCGCTGCGGCTGGCGGCCGAACTCGGGGTGCGCGCGGTGGTGAATCTCGCGCCGGTTCAGGATCTCGGCGAGGAGCTGGCGCACGCGGATCCGTTGGTGGTCAACGAGATCGAGGCCGCTCAGCTCCTTGAAGCCGGCGCTGAACTCACCGGCTTGCAGGACGTCACCGACGCCGCGCCACGTCTGCGCAGCCTCGCGCGCTCGGTGCTGGTGACGCTCGGCGCATCCGGTGCTGTGCTCATCACCGCCGACGCGATCGACCATGTCTGCGCTCCGCGTCCCGACCGCGTCCGCGACACCACCGGCGCCGGCGACGCACTGGTCGGCGTGCTTGCCGCCGCGTTGGCGCAGGGCTTTGAGGTGCGCGCGGCGGTCGAGCGTGCAGTGCGGGCGGCGAGTCTGTCGGTCACCGAGGTCGGTGCGGCTGCGAGCTATCGGGCGTTTCGGGGGCGGCTCCGCTAG
- a CDS encoding GNAT family N-acetyltransferase — protein MPRLEPVRSDHADALLAFELENREYFAASIPDRGDDYFAEFGARHARLLEWQAAGTDYFHLLVTETGQIAGRVNLVEVKDASAELGYRIGRAFAGQGLATAAVGEVRKLAADAYGLTTLRAKVTLDNPASHKVLEHNGFVATGDLVLNGKPAVTYLCELS, from the coding sequence ATGCCACGACTTGAGCCCGTCCGTTCCGACCACGCGGACGCTTTGCTCGCCTTCGAGTTGGAGAACCGCGAGTACTTCGCGGCCTCGATCCCCGACCGCGGCGACGACTACTTCGCCGAGTTCGGCGCCCGGCACGCCCGGCTTCTGGAGTGGCAGGCAGCCGGCACGGACTACTTCCACCTCCTGGTGACCGAGACGGGGCAGATCGCCGGCCGCGTGAACCTGGTCGAGGTCAAGGACGCCTCAGCGGAACTCGGCTACCGCATCGGCCGCGCCTTCGCAGGGCAGGGACTCGCCACTGCCGCCGTGGGGGAGGTGCGCAAACTCGCCGCGGACGCTTACGGCCTCACCACGCTGCGCGCCAAGGTGACGCTCGACAATCCCGCCTCGCACAAGGTGCTGGAGCACAACGGCTTCGTGGCGACCGGAGATCTGGTGCTCAACGGCAAGCCGGCGGTGACCTACCTCTGTGAGCTCTCCTGA
- a CDS encoding TetR family transcriptional regulator, producing MAAQETKARILAAAFQEFAEYGVAGARVDRIAKNAACNKNLIYVYFASKENLFATVLDHHLADAYAGLEFTPQNLPDLTRRVFDYVQANPDVYRLLAWATLERTAARPPARAREHDRKIPLIRDEQTSGTVDGALPPELILMAVMALATAWSPAFPFGATANPGTSLEPAVIREAVGEMVERIVRPAPAQESSQR from the coding sequence ATGGCCGCACAGGAGACCAAGGCGCGCATCCTCGCCGCCGCGTTCCAGGAGTTCGCCGAATACGGCGTGGCCGGCGCGCGGGTGGACCGCATAGCGAAGAACGCGGCGTGTAACAAGAACCTGATTTACGTCTACTTCGCCAGCAAAGAGAACCTTTTCGCGACGGTTCTCGACCACCACCTCGCCGACGCCTACGCCGGACTGGAGTTCACCCCCCAGAACCTCCCCGACCTGACCCGGCGCGTCTTCGACTACGTCCAAGCCAACCCGGACGTCTATCGCCTCCTGGCGTGGGCCACCCTGGAGCGCACCGCGGCACGCCCGCCCGCCCGCGCCCGCGAGCACGACCGCAAGATCCCCCTGATCCGCGACGAGCAGACGTCAGGGACGGTGGACGGCGCGCTCCCGCCCGAGCTGATCCTGATGGCGGTCATGGCGCTGGCGACGGCGTGGTCCCCGGCGTTCCCGTTCGGCGCCACCGCGAATCCGGGCACGTCGTTGGAGCCCGCGGTCATCCGCGAAGCGGTCGGCGAGATGGTCGAACGGATCGTGCGGCCGGCACCGGCTCAGGAGAGCTCACAGAGGTAG
- a CDS encoding DUF2264 domain-containing protein, which yields MSARADLPRAEPSRADWEAEADRWLLTARKHAVHGGALICPPGPPSQSGPLSDGMEGFARSFLIAGARLGGGEDDPHGHAEWYAEGLAAAMDPAAAGFWPRAVGFEDWPRAGITQPAVEAANLAFGLALCREQVWDQLADSVREQLADWLAHHARLRVWQHNNWLLFPAVIEAFLESVGIPVEGGHGAENVERVESWYLGDGWYNDGPLAAPGRNLDHYNSWVFQPFLWQWYLLRADAAPQSRVERFRARLAEFASSYALLFGDDGAPVHLGRSLAYRHAVLGGLWTAGLAGADPLAPGVVRGIAGRTLDYFRRLGVDGAEAPSLGWGAREFLPAVQEYSGPGSAYFAGMGFLGLAAPASHPLWAASADPDEPAEESATIFRSATIFPALGWAVQHGRDDGIVRVVNHGSDHATSADDPGDPHYAKFAYSTRTAPGTGEAWSDRAWATGVDGHVALVDEWGRATRRGRIMRTAAGEGYVASWHVPRLGASGRELAGTRIVTASLVTSRYELRCHLVTAPVGWSLREGGHAVASDTEAEVAAAAESGSEGAVAWAVGDGVRSLVHGVYGYDSGAVARYRNANALGEHSAVPYLSGRLLRTESVHVALHVLDVGTDGGLGGGLGVADVVDVELLGAEVTARWAEGPTVTVDLGHLFWPWRTDATT from the coding sequence TTGTCTGCACGCGCCGATCTCCCGCGCGCCGAGCCCTCGCGCGCCGACTGGGAGGCCGAAGCCGACCGCTGGCTGCTGACCGCCCGCAAGCACGCCGTCCACGGCGGCGCGCTGATCTGCCCGCCGGGACCGCCGTCGCAGAGCGGCCCGCTCAGCGACGGCATGGAGGGCTTCGCTCGCAGCTTCCTGATCGCCGGGGCACGCCTCGGCGGGGGAGAGGACGACCCGCACGGCCACGCTGAGTGGTACGCCGAAGGCCTTGCGGCGGCGATGGATCCTGCGGCGGCGGGCTTCTGGCCGCGCGCCGTCGGGTTCGAGGACTGGCCGCGCGCCGGGATCACGCAGCCGGCGGTGGAGGCCGCGAACCTGGCGTTCGGACTGGCGCTGTGCCGGGAGCAGGTCTGGGATCAGCTTGCTGATTCGGTGCGTGAGCAGCTGGCTGACTGGCTGGCGCATCACGCACGGCTGCGGGTGTGGCAGCACAACAACTGGCTGTTGTTTCCGGCGGTGATCGAGGCGTTCCTGGAGTCGGTCGGGATTCCGGTCGAGGGCGGACACGGCGCGGAGAACGTCGAACGCGTCGAGTCCTGGTACCTCGGCGACGGCTGGTACAACGACGGTCCGCTCGCGGCGCCGGGACGGAACCTCGATCACTACAACTCCTGGGTGTTTCAGCCCTTCCTGTGGCAGTGGTATCTGCTGCGCGCAGATGCCGCGCCGCAGTCGCGGGTCGAGCGGTTTCGCGCGCGGTTGGCGGAGTTCGCTTCGTCCTATGCGCTGCTGTTCGGCGACGATGGTGCGCCGGTGCATCTGGGGCGTTCGCTGGCGTATCGGCACGCTGTGTTGGGCGGGTTGTGGACCGCCGGACTGGCTGGAGCCGATCCGCTGGCACCTGGCGTCGTGCGCGGGATCGCGGGGCGGACGTTGGACTACTTCCGTCGGCTCGGGGTGGACGGTGCTGAGGCGCCGAGCCTCGGGTGGGGCGCGCGGGAGTTCCTTCCAGCGGTGCAGGAGTACAGCGGACCAGGCTCCGCTTACTTTGCGGGGATGGGGTTTTTGGGCTTGGCGGCTCCGGCTTCTCATCCGTTGTGGGCAGCTTCGGCGGACCCTGATGAGCCCGCCGAGGAGTCCGCCACGATCTTTCGCTCCGCCACAATCTTTCCCGCGCTTGGTTGGGCGGTGCAGCATGGTCGCGACGACGGGATCGTGCGCGTCGTCAACCACGGCAGCGACCACGCCACCTCCGCCGACGACCCCGGCGATCCGCACTACGCGAAGTTCGCGTATTCGACGCGCACCGCTCCTGGTACCGGGGAGGCGTGGTCGGACCGTGCGTGGGCCACCGGTGTGGACGGACATGTGGCGCTCGTCGACGAGTGGGGTCGGGCGACGCGGCGCGGTCGGATCATGAGGACCGCGGCGGGGGAGGGATACGTCGCCTCCTGGCACGTTCCGCGCCTCGGGGCATCGGGACGGGAGTTGGCCGGGACGCGGATCGTGACCGCTTCCTTGGTGACCAGCCGCTATGAGCTGCGGTGTCATCTGGTGACGGCGCCGGTCGGCTGGTCGCTGCGCGAAGGCGGGCACGCGGTCGCCTCGGACACGGAAGCCGAGGTCGCGGCAGCGGCGGAATCCGGTTCGGAAGGCGCTGTCGCGTGGGCTGTCGGCGACGGTGTGCGGTCGCTGGTGCACGGTGTGTACGGGTACGACTCCGGTGCCGTGGCGCGCTACCGAAATGCGAATGCGCTCGGGGAGCACAGCGCTGTACCGTACCTGTCCGGTCGCCTGCTGCGGACCGAGTCCGTGCATGTCGCGCTACATGTCCTGGACGTCGGGACCGATGGCGGGCTTGGTGGCGGGCTCGGCGTGGCCGATGTGGTCGACGTCGAACTGCTCGGTGCCGAGGTGACCGCGCGATGGGCTGAGGGCCCGACGGTCACCGTCGACCTCGGCCACCTTTTCTGGCCCTGGAGAACCGATGCCACGACTTGA